One genomic region from Pecten maximus chromosome 5, xPecMax1.1, whole genome shotgun sequence encodes:
- the LOC117327743 gene encoding dual specificity protein phosphatase 14-like yields MKHAGVQIAEITEHLFLSGRGAITSERLSMLGITHVLNVAEEIHNMTYPSDYPLICHLIAMKDNSDENILSSVDKCFDFICDAINTGGRILVHCVAGVSRSASICIMYLMKYNNLSLQEAYKPCPELSRLYLSQHWLLEVNDRV; encoded by the coding sequence AAACATGCAGGAGTCCAGATTGCAGAAATTACTGAGCATTTGTTTTTGAGCGGACGTGGTGCTATCACCTCGGAACGTCTGTCAATGTTGGGAATCACACACGTTCTAAATGTAGCCGAGGAAATCCATAACATGACCTACCCTTCCGACTACCCTCTCATCTGTCACTTAATCGCCATGAAGGATAACTCTGATGAAAATATTCTCAGTTCTGTGGATAAGTGTTTCGACTTTATTTGTGATGCTATCAATACAGGTGGGAGAATTTTGGTTCACTGTGTTGCGGGTGTGAGTAGATCCGCCAGTATCTGTATCATGTATCTGATGAAGTACAACAACCTTTCCCTACAGGAGGCTTACAAGCCATGTCCTGAGTTGTCGAGATTGTATCTATCCCAACACTGGCTTCTGGAGGTCAATGATCGAGTTTGA